In one Tripterygium wilfordii isolate XIE 37 chromosome 22, ASM1340144v1, whole genome shotgun sequence genomic region, the following are encoded:
- the LOC119991801 gene encoding uncharacterized protein LOC119991801, whose protein sequence is MAMATTLRRLSSRMHRLPSLSPLTYSLIARSSASTSASSAKVADRIVKLSAIDWEGKKHEAIGLSGHTLLKALKNAGLIDPECHRLDEIDACSSECEVSIAQEWFEKLPPRSFQEEKILKSNSRTRTLNKHSRLGCQVVLNHELQGMVVAVPEPKPWDTA, encoded by the coding sequence ATGGCCATGGCGACCACACTCCGAAGACTTTCCTCCCGAATGCACCGCCTCCCCAGCCTCTCTCCCCTTACTTATTCCCTAATCGCTCGATCCTCTGCCTCCACCTCAGCCTCCTCGGCCAAAGTTGCGGACCGGATTGTGAAGCTCTCCGCAATCGATTGGGAGGGCAAGAAGCACGAGGCCATCGGACTCTCTGGGCACACCCTTCTCAAGGCGCTCAAGAACGCCGGCTTGATCGATCCGGAGTGTCATAGGCTGGATGAGATCGATGCTTGCTCTTCCGAGTGCGAGGTCAGCATTGCTCAGGAGTGGTTCGAGAAGCTGCCCCCTCGATCCTTCCAGGAGGAGAAAATCCTCAAGAGCAATTCCAGGACTAGGACGTTGAACAAACACTCTAGGCTTGGTTGCCAGGTCGTGCTAAATCACGAACTGCAAGGTATGGTCGTGGCGGTCCCTGAACCCAAACCCTGGGATACTGCTTAA
- the LOC119990682 gene encoding 39S ribosomal protein L47, mitochondrial-like, translating into MFMTRFVGRILLAAKSENSAASTAAASTATLLRNPLEELFEKDRSPEDEKPVYGRSWKASELRLKSWDDLNKLWYVLLKEKNMLMTQRQMLQAQNLRFPNPERIPKVRKSMCRIKHVLTERAIDEADPRRSADMKRMINAL; encoded by the coding sequence ATGTTTATGACCAGATTTGTTGGGAGGATACTCTTAGCTGCAAAATCTGAAAATTCTGCAGCCTCCACAGCTGCTGCTTCTACAGCAACATTATTACGAAACCCTCTCGAGGAGTTGTTTGAGAAGGATAGGAGTCCTGAAGATGAAAAACCTGTTTATGGTCGAAGTTGGAAGGCATCAGAACTGCGACTAAAGTCTTGGGATGATTTAAACAAGCTGTGGTATGTTCTGTTGAAGGAGAAAAACATGTTGATGACTCAGAGGCAGATGCTTCAAGCTCAAAACCTTCGATTCCCTAATCCAGAGCGCATTCCCAAGGTGAGGAAGTCCATGTGCCGCATCAAGCATGTTCTTACGGAAAGGGCAATTGATGAGGCGGATCCCAGGAGGTCTGCTGATATGAAGAGAATGATAAATGCATTATGA